From a single Candidatus Binatia bacterium genomic region:
- a CDS encoding patatin-like phospholipase family protein produces the protein MNSRAGAFIPILLLLTAALAAGGGAATARAEEALVLSGGGARGLAHVGVVLGLQQRGRDPGLVVGTSMGSIVGALYAAGYDAPAIRAIIEDEDWRAIFTPFPFEVGAARSVRYPVLRLDTSTGAAFGASAAIPDWRINRRLVELLFEPAARARGDFDRLPRRFRSMTADAENGDLFPIGSGDLARAVRASMAAAGFFSPVRWRLPDGSSRLLTDGGIADYLPVAEARRLGGAPIVASDVLVPPARLGSTDAIAVARRSTEILTVHARREPVAPDILIVPDIAPGLAEFSYPVDPSSVIAAGLRTTLAAVPESTSTSPGGRLPEPGGHPREPGRRPPQPEPTSLSALVVETPGPAEHPDARLDAFLRRAYRPAAPSRFHPDRVLEITDRLFATGLFDGVWPSVEPADTLDANAPRLTIRSDPRPLVSISGAPGYDNDRGGRLWASIRRLDAAGSLPYEVSLEGSADGVERWGSTSVRFTSLLLGASAWTLGGHFGETEVRFSAAQGHRDLAIQRAGVWAGFESRTLDPDRHAALALRLEDVQSDFGPDGTSFGPWLRLQSIPPLVEVVGTAPSVEAEIRFGDVGYRRARAKGSLARRIGPVSAAVAVDAAVVGGDAPLDAAPGMGGEGLIPALRDGERRGRARTVAGADLAAAAPFAMFRLRARGGVVADEIRPEGPNLYSREKLWMAGARLSALWWTVFGRVEIGGDANTLGDRRLVISLGAEF, from the coding sequence GTGAATTCCAGGGCTGGTGCCTTCATCCCGATCCTGCTCCTCCTCACGGCCGCGCTCGCCGCTGGCGGGGGCGCCGCGACCGCGCGGGCCGAGGAGGCGCTGGTGCTCTCGGGGGGCGGAGCACGGGGGTTGGCGCACGTGGGGGTCGTCCTCGGCCTCCAGCAGCGCGGGCGCGATCCGGGGCTCGTCGTCGGCACCAGCATGGGCTCCATCGTCGGGGCCCTCTACGCGGCCGGATACGACGCTCCCGCGATCCGCGCGATCATCGAGGACGAGGACTGGCGCGCGATCTTCACCCCCTTTCCCTTCGAGGTCGGAGCGGCCCGCAGCGTGCGCTATCCGGTGCTCCGGCTGGATACCTCCACGGGCGCGGCCTTCGGCGCGAGCGCCGCGATTCCCGACTGGCGCATCAACCGCAGGCTGGTCGAGCTGCTCTTCGAGCCCGCCGCCCGTGCCCGCGGCGACTTCGATCGGCTGCCGCGGCGGTTCCGATCGATGACGGCGGACGCGGAGAATGGCGATCTGTTCCCGATCGGCTCGGGCGATCTCGCGCGCGCCGTCCGCGCGAGCATGGCGGCCGCGGGATTCTTCTCCCCCGTCCGCTGGCGCCTGCCCGACGGATCGAGCCGCCTCCTCACGGACGGAGGGATCGCCGACTATCTTCCCGTCGCCGAGGCGCGCCGGCTGGGCGGCGCGCCGATCGTCGCCTCGGACGTGCTGGTCCCGCCGGCTCGCCTGGGGAGCACCGACGCGATCGCGGTCGCCCGGCGCAGCACCGAGATCCTCACCGTGCACGCTCGCCGGGAGCCGGTGGCTCCCGACATCCTGATCGTGCCCGACATCGCTCCCGGCCTGGCGGAGTTCAGCTACCCGGTCGATCCCTCGTCCGTGATCGCCGCCGGTCTCCGAACGACGCTGGCCGCCGTTCCCGAGTCGACTTCGACGTCGCCGGGCGGACGCCTACCAGAACCAGGCGGTCACCCACGGGAACCGGGCCGGCGCCCGCCGCAGCCGGAGCCGACCTCGCTCTCGGCCCTCGTCGTCGAGACGCCCGGCCCCGCCGAGCATCCTGACGCCCGGCTCGACGCGTTCCTGCGCCGCGCCTACCGTCCCGCCGCCCCGAGCCGGTTCCACCCCGATCGCGTTCTCGAGATCACCGACCGTCTCTTCGCGACCGGGCTCTTCGACGGCGTCTGGCCCTCGGTCGAGCCCGCCGATACGCTGGATGCGAACGCGCCGCGCCTCACGATCCGGTCGGACCCGCGACCGCTGGTCTCGATCTCCGGCGCGCCGGGGTACGACAACGATCGCGGCGGGAGGCTCTGGGCTTCGATCCGCCGGCTCGACGCCGCCGGCAGCCTTCCCTACGAAGTCTCTCTCGAGGGGTCGGCCGACGGCGTGGAACGGTGGGGATCGACCTCGGTTCGATTCACGTCGCTCCTGCTCGGCGCCTCCGCATGGACCCTCGGCGGGCACTTTGGCGAGACGGAAGTTCGGTTCTCGGCCGCACAGGGCCACCGGGATCTCGCGATCCAGCGGGCCGGAGTCTGGGCCGGTTTCGAGTCCCGCACGCTCGACCCCGACCGGCACGCGGCGCTCGCCCTCCGTCTCGAAGACGTCCAGTCCGACTTCGGTCCCGACGGCACCTCGTTCGGTCCCTGGCTCCGGCTCCAGTCGATCCCGCCGCTGGTCGAGGTCGTGGGAACGGCTCCCTCGGTCGAGGCCGAGATCCGCTTCGGCGACGTCGGCTATCGACGGGCCCGCGCCAAGGGGTCGCTCGCGCGCCGGATCGGCCCCGTCTCCGCGGCCGTCGCCGTGGACGCCGCCGTGGTGGGGGGTGACGCGCCCCTCGACGCGGCGCCCGGCATGGGAGGCGAGGGACTGATCCCCGCGCTGCGCGACGGGGAGCGGCGAGGCCGGGCGCGCACTGTCGCCGGAGCCGATCTCGCCGCCGCGGCCCCCTTCGCGATGTTCCGCCTGCGGGCGCGCGGCGGCGTGGTCGCCGACGAGATCCGGCCCGAGGGACCCAATCTCTATTCGCGGGAAAAGCTCTGGATGGCGGGCGCGCGGCTCTCCGCGCTCTGGTGGACGGTATTCGGACGGGTGGAGATCGGCGGGGACGCGAACACCCTCGGCGATCGCCGTCTCGTCATCAGCCTCGGCGCCGAGTTTTGA